A window of Rickettsiales bacterium contains these coding sequences:
- a CDS encoding demethoxyubiquinone hydroxylase family protein, with translation MSKMPGDLNGDQLMDQVIRVNHAGEYGAKRIYKGQMAVLRNVDDQKMLKHMADQEEIHLDYFVKEMQQRKIRPSVFLPVWHALGYALGAGTALLGKNSAMVCTEAVEEVIDQHYQDQLKKLDSKKEKNLAKNIEKFRQEELEHHHMAKDNMKDLNFGHKVLYNAIKLGCKLSIEIAKKF, from the coding sequence ATGAGTAAAATGCCAGGTGATTTAAATGGTGATCAGTTAATGGATCAGGTAATTAGAGTTAACCACGCTGGAGAATATGGCGCTAAACGTATTTATAAAGGGCAAATGGCAGTTCTAAGGAATGTTGATGATCAGAAGATGCTAAAGCATATGGCAGATCAAGAGGAAATTCATTTAGATTATTTTGTAAAAGAAATGCAGCAAAGAAAAATCAGGCCATCTGTTTTTCTACCCGTTTGGCACGCATTGGGATATGCTCTTGGGGCTGGCACTGCTCTTTTAGGAAAAAATTCTGCAATGGTTTGCACAGAGGCGGTTGAAGAAGTTATAGATCAACATTATCAAGATCAATTAAAGAAACTTGACTCCAAAAAAGAGAAAAATTTAGCTAAAAACATTGAAAAGTTTAGACAGGAAGAATTAGAGCATCATCATATGGCTAAAGACAATATGAAGGATCTAAATTTTGGTCATAAAGTTTTGTAT